A window of Sediminitomix flava genomic DNA:
ACACATTGATTTGTGTTTCGCCAACCAGCTTTACAGGACTATCTTCCAATAACAAAACAATCAAAGGACTTACATTCTGTCTTTTGACTTGTATTACGTATTCAAACCAAACTTTTTCGAGCGTATCTTGATTGAAAGCTCTTTTTCTAAAGCTCTGCTTGACTTGTGTTTTTTGTTGTTTTGCTTCTTGTGCTTGCTGCTCTTGAACAAGTCGTTGTCCTACATCTTGAATGCTATTTGAGATCGCATTCGTTCTTTTGAAAGTTACAGCTTTTGTACGGGCAGCTTTAAAAGCAGAAGAAAGCGAGTTTTTCAACTCTGATGTTGGAGCATTGCCTTCTTCTACTTTTTGTGAATTTGCTGCTTGAGGGCTAGGAGTTACCACTTTTTTAACTCCTGTATTTGCAAATTGGGCGTTAACCCTTCTTAATCTACTTTTTTTTTTCCTTGCTCTGTGCCAGCAAGGGATAATGCGTGTCGGATGCTCACCATCTTCATGAGAGCAAGCTCAACGTGTAATCTCGCATTTTTACTCGTTTTATAGCCTTGATCGCATTGGTTTCCAACTTGAAGGGCTGATAAAATGAGCGAGTTTGGAAGTTTTGAAGCCTGTTCTAAATATTTAGCTTTTACTTTCTCAGAAACTTCAAGTAGCGCAACAGTCTGTTGGTCTTTACAAACCAAAAGATTTCTGAAGTGCTCACAAAGTCCTACTATGAAATTGTGTCCATCAAAGCCTTTTCCTAAAATTTCGTTGAAGGTAAGGAGAACAGTTGCTAAGTCTTCTTGATGAATACTATCTGCAATTTTGAAGAAGTAATCGTAATCAAGAATGTGAAGGTTATCAATTGTTGTCTGATAATTGACTGTTTTATCTTCTGAGAAAGTAACAATCATATCAAACATAGAAAGAGCATCACGCATTCCTCCATCAGCTTTTTGAGCGATAAGCATCAAAGCTTCTTGTTCTGCAGTGATTCCTTCTTCTTGAGCGATAAAAGATAATTGACCAGAAATTTCTTCTACACCAATTCTGTTGAAGTCAAAAATCTGACATCTTGAAAGGATCGTAGGAATGATTTTATGTTTTTCTGTAGTAGCCAAAATGAAAATCGCATACTCAGGTGGCTCTTCCAATGTCTTCAGAAAGGCATTGAAGGCTGCATTTGAGAGCATGTGAACCTCATCAATAATATAAACTTTCTTTTTTCCTGCTTGAGGAGGGTATCTTACTTGATCAACCAAGCTTCTGATATCTTCAACAGAGTTGTTCGAAGCGGCATCAAGTTCAATGATATTATATGAGGCATTCTGATTAAAGCTTTTACATGAATTACATTCATTGCAAGGCTCATGGTCAGCCGTTAAATTCTCACAGTTAATTGTTTTTGCCAAAATACGGGCACAAGTAGTCTTACCAACACCTCTAGGACCACAGAATAAAAAGGCTTGTGCCAAGTGATTATTCTTGATGGCATTCTTTAAGGTATTCGTAATGTGCTCTTGTCCGACAACCGTATTGAAGGCACTAGGTCTATATTTTCTGGCAGATACTACGAAATTGTCCATAGAAATTTCTTCAAAATCAGATGCAATTTAAGGATTCGTTAGATTCTTATTACCATAAACTCCCAAAGAATTTAATTATTTTTGTTCTTCATTTCATTTTTAGAAGATTTTAAGAAAAGGGAATTAACAATAGTTCTCTGATTTTGAAGAGTCAATACATCATGGAGCAAATAGAACAAGAGCAGAAAGAAATTTTAGAAATTTTGTATCAAGATGAATATTACGTAGTGGTTAATAAACCAAACGGTATTTTAGTCCACCGTACGGAGCTTGATACTAAAGCTGAAATTTTTGTAATGACAATCTTAAGAGATCAAATCGGTCAGTATGTTTATCCAGTTCATCGGTTGGATAGACCTACTTCTGGTGTGTTGATTTTTGCATTATCTCCAGAAGCTTGTGCTGCTTTACAAGAGGAGTTCAATGAAAAAAGAGTAAGCAAAAAATACTGGACAATAGTTAGAGGTTATGCTCCTGAAGAGGGGACTATTGATGAACCAATTAAAAGTAGGTATCAGAAACATACGAAAGATGCTGTTAGTACTTTCAAAAAGCTAGATCAAGTAGAATTGCCTATTCCAGTTGGTAAATTTCCATGTAGTCGTTTTTCCCTCATGGAGACAGAACCTATTACAGGAAGAACTCATCAATTAAGACTCCATTTTGGAAAAATAAGACACTATATTTTGGGCGATACGAGATACGGTGATAATAAGCAGAATAAGATGTTAGAAGAGCAATTTCAGAACAAATTTTTGCTTTTGCACTGTAAAAAAATGTCATTCATTCACCCTTACACTAAGGAGACTGTTACTGTATCGGCGGCATTGTCAGAAAACTTTCACAATGTATCTAAAGCGATGGGATTATTAGAAAATGTAACATTACCGATAAGTTCTGTTTTAGATTAAATATTTACTTTAGCTTTTCATATATAAATAAGCTAATCAAACATGAAAAGAATTTATAGTATAGTTTTTAGCCTTTTACTTTTGGTAGGTTGTTCTTCAACACAGGAGAAATCCTCATCAGCGTCTAATTCTAAGATGGATATAAAAGTTGCAACATATAATTCCTCACTATACAGAAAAGCAAAGGGAGAATTGTTTAAGAGTTTGAATAATGGTTGGGATATTCAAGCCCTTAACCTAGCTAAGGTTATTCAAGAAGTTCGTCCTGATGTTCTAATCCTTCAAGAGTTTGACTATGAAGAAGGAGGAGAATCTTTAGATGTATTTGTAGATAAATACTTGAATAAAGATCAAGGAGATACGGAAGCAATCAATTATAAATATCGTTGGTCAGTGCCTACCAATACTGGATATGCAACAGGCGTTGATTTGGATGGTGATGGTAAATTGGGTGCTGGAGATTGTTTTGGTTTTGGTCAGTATGAAGGACAGTATGGTTTCGCTATTCTTTCTAAATTCCCATTTGATCAATCACAAGCAAAAACTTTCCAAAAGTTCTTATGGAAAGATATGCCTAACGCAAACCTACCAGTAAAAGAGGATGGCCAAAGTTATTATTCAGATGAAGCGCTTGAGATATTCAGGTTGTCATCTAAAAATCATATAGACCTAACTGTAGATGTAAATGGTACTTCTGTTCATCTTCTAGTTGCACACCCTACACCTCCTGTTTTTGATGGCGAAGAAGACAGAAATGGTAAAAGAAATCATGATGAGATCAGACTTTTAGCTGATTATATCAGTGGAGGGGAGAAAGCTGTATATTTATATGATGACAAAGGAGAGAAGGGGGGATTAAAGCCGAACTCACATTTTATAGTCTTTGGAGATATGAATGCTGATCCTATTGATGGAGATTCATTTAATTCGGCAATTCACCAATTGACAAAGCATTCTGAAATCAATAATGAAGCTTCAGAAGGCAAGTTTGTGCCTCAAAGAACAGAAGTTGATTCAATTTCTTATGCTTTAGCTAAGAAATATAAGAAAAAAGGAGATGTGAAATTCCAAACTTCAGAGTTTGGGCTAAGAATCGATTATGTACTTCCGAGTAATAATTTTGAAGTAAAAGGGTCTGGTATCTTTTGGCCTTCAGCTTCCGATTCACTTGGCTATTTGATGGAAAGAGATGCTTCTTCAGATCATAGAATGGTATGGATGGAATTGGGTTTATAAATCCTTTTTAGTGATTCTATATTAGCGTAATTACGGATTTTTCTTACATCAATGAATGTTATGGTTGAAAGTGATTATAGAACTATCATTGTCAATCTTAATAGCTGAGTTGTGACGTATTCATTGATTGTAATAGTATTATATTTTCTGCCTTTTGTGGTTGTTGGACAACAACAAAAGCCTAAGGCAGAAATTATAAGCAAATCAGAAGTTCCTTATAGGGTACTTGAAGCTGTATCAGAAGATTTTCCAAAGGCTGAAGTCAAAGACTATGTTCGAATCCCACAAGATATGTATGATCTAGATTGGGGAGATGATGTGGTTTTTAAAACAAGAGGCCCAGCACCTGACTTGTATAGGGTGAAACTGAAAGGGAAGTATTCAAAGCGAGATTTGATTTATAATGAGGAAGGTAAGTTACTTTGGAGTGATCAGAAAGATAAGTATCATGAACTTCCTTTAGCTGTAAATCAGGCAATAGCTCAAGAATATGGTTCTGGTGTTATTTTTAAAAATAAACACTTTGTAAACCCCAATAGCGAAATCCCAGAATATTATAAAGTCAAGGTGCGAAGTGATAATTATGATACTCATGTGGTTTGGGTGGAGCCGAATGGAAATATCTTTAAATCTTATACTTACGACTGATATTGAACTGATAATAGTTAAAATTAAAAAAGCTATCTCAATTTCTTTTGAGATAGCTTTTTTAATTAGAAGAAACAGGTTTTACTCCTAGAAAATAGTAAGCATGTCTTGAGGTTTTTCGGCATTTTCTACTTCAGTACTGATTTTAAATCTAGCTATATTTTCAGTAGAAAAACCAAGAATCATGATGTCATTGGTTTGTTCTTGGTCAGATGCCCAAGTATCAAGTGCTTTGTTGAAAGCTGCTTCCTGTTGATACAATGGTGTTTTTTGGATTGATTCCAAGAATCGTAACAGCCTTGTTCGACCTAGCGCTACTTTATTTTCATTGAGTTGCTTTTCAAAACCATCAGAACAGATATAGAAATTCGTGATTTTATCTAGGTTTAACTCATGTATATCCCAATCATCTCTTTCATGATTGGATTCACCAATTACATAATCATTTCCTTCGATAATTTTAGCCTCTTTATCCTCAAAATAGATAAAAGGTATTCCAGAACCTGAGTAAGTAAGTGTATTCTTAGAGTGATTGATAATGCAGATACCAATATCTAAGGAACCAGATGTATTTGTCGTATCTTTCTTTAATACTTTTCTGAATTTTTGATTGATAGCATTGATAATGAAGTCAGGTGAAATGATTTCATTTTTTTGTATTACTTCTTGAAAAATCTGAAATCCAATAAGTGATAAGAAGGCTCCTGAAATACCATGTCCCATAAAATCGGCTGCAATCAATATCGAAAAACGGCTAGTATGCTTGAACCAGTAAACATCACCACTAACGGTCTGTTTTGGTTTGTAATACATAAAGCTATTCGGGATATAAACCTGAATTTTCTTCAAGCTAGGAAGCATCAAATCTTGAATACTTTTAGCGTAACTGATACTTTGTTCAAACTCTTGGTTGTAGTTTTCTAGCTTCGTATTATTTTTTCTAGTTCTGTCATT
This region includes:
- a CDS encoding PP2C family protein-serine/threonine phosphatase, with translation MSSITKLFISLAEPFLPIEFRNKHSTSYSDSISIVIINFLTMLMALSYSLLFLYLDARISFVSSLALVVNATIVILMIRQRVPKGIIINLSSIFSFLAINGIVLETGGINSPILIFHAITPISCFVYGGRVSTFFWFIVISAWVYTLGHYSIYPFESITFDKETHLVTFLINLAGIMFWFLIVLFVYEEGKKLSHLIVDKQRKQISLQLRDLKITNDRTRKNNTKLENYNQEFEQSISYAKSIQDLMLPSLKKIQVYIPNSFMYYKPKQTVSGDVYWFKHTSRFSILIAADFMGHGISGAFLSLIGFQIFQEVIQKNEIISPDFIINAINQKFRKVLKKDTTNTSGSLDIGICIINHSKNTLTYSGSGIPFIYFEDKEAKIIEGNDYVIGESNHERDDWDIHELNLDKITNFYICSDGFEKQLNENKVALGRTRLLRFLESIQKTPLYQQEAAFNKALDTWASDQEQTNDIMILGFSTENIARFKISTEVENAEKPQDMLTIF
- a CDS encoding pseudouridine synthase, whose amino-acid sequence is MEQIEQEQKEILEILYQDEYYVVVNKPNGILVHRTELDTKAEIFVMTILRDQIGQYVYPVHRLDRPTSGVLIFALSPEACAALQEEFNEKRVSKKYWTIVRGYAPEEGTIDEPIKSRYQKHTKDAVSTFKKLDQVELPIPVGKFPCSRFSLMETEPITGRTHQLRLHFGKIRHYILGDTRYGDNKQNKMLEEQFQNKFLLLHCKKMSFIHPYTKETVTVSAALSENFHNVSKAMGLLENVTLPISSVLD
- a CDS encoding DNA polymerase III subunit gamma/tau, whose protein sequence is MDNFVVSARKYRPSAFNTVVGQEHITNTLKNAIKNNHLAQAFLFCGPRGVGKTTCARILAKTINCENLTADHEPCNECNSCKSFNQNASYNIIELDAASNNSVEDIRSLVDQVRYPPQAGKKKVYIIDEVHMLSNAAFNAFLKTLEEPPEYAIFILATTEKHKIIPTILSRCQIFDFNRIGVEEISGQLSFIAQEEGITAEQEALMLIAQKADGGMRDALSMFDMIVTFSEDKTVNYQTTIDNLHILDYDYFFKIADSIHQEDLATVLLTFNEILGKGFDGHNFIVGLCEHFRNLLVCKDQQTVALLEVSEKVKAKYLEQASKLPNSLILSALQVGNQCDQGYKTSKNARLHVELALMKMVSIRHALSLAGTEQGKKKVD
- a CDS encoding endonuclease/exonuclease/phosphatase family protein, with amino-acid sequence MKRIYSIVFSLLLLVGCSSTQEKSSSASNSKMDIKVATYNSSLYRKAKGELFKSLNNGWDIQALNLAKVIQEVRPDVLILQEFDYEEGGESLDVFVDKYLNKDQGDTEAINYKYRWSVPTNTGYATGVDLDGDGKLGAGDCFGFGQYEGQYGFAILSKFPFDQSQAKTFQKFLWKDMPNANLPVKEDGQSYYSDEALEIFRLSSKNHIDLTVDVNGTSVHLLVAHPTPPVFDGEEDRNGKRNHDEIRLLADYISGGEKAVYLYDDKGEKGGLKPNSHFIVFGDMNADPIDGDSFNSAIHQLTKHSEINNEASEGKFVPQRTEVDSISYALAKKYKKKGDVKFQTSEFGLRIDYVLPSNNFEVKGSGIFWPSASDSLGYLMERDASSDHRMVWMELGL